A single Longimicrobiaceae bacterium DNA region contains:
- a CDS encoding RagB/SusD family nutrient uptake outer membrane protein: MKRHRALALLLGGAIVVAACDDSFLETRPPDEVSDAIFWTQQKDAELAVNALYQLYQAGGTNRTNRIAYQLDALTDNAWAQKSFDNWYSIGQGAATPLNGNFGDFWADSYRSIRRANEILAHIDEIEAIDAGLKERLIAETRFHRAFHYMYLINLFGDVPLVLEPLDDIAAASSVTRTPRAQIQEQIYADLDAAAAVLPERSEYPPEQYGRATRGAALGYKARAALWANDWNTVVAAAQEVMASGEYILEPDYHNLTRYAGDESREIIFADRRAQTIRPQGAFADYGPRSFQGGSTFTPLRSLVDDYHMIDGLPIDESPLFDPDNPYENRDPRMYSTLLYPGALFDGVVYNSLPSSTTPDQVRSDFNATATGYQFIKYVNPEDKNDRGNSGVDFILMRYADVLLMYAEAKIELNQIDQTVYDAINAVRSRADMPEITPPHTQDELREIVRHERRIELAFEGLRLFDIRRWGIAQQVMAGQHYGIDYIDENGNLQTIPADFRSFDPARDMLWPIPQKEVDLNSNISQNPGY, translated from the coding sequence ATGAAACGACATAGAGCACTCGCCCTCCTACTGGGAGGGGCCATCGTGGTGGCAGCGTGCGACGACAGCTTCCTGGAGACGCGGCCACCCGACGAGGTATCCGACGCGATCTTCTGGACGCAGCAGAAGGATGCGGAGCTGGCGGTGAACGCCCTCTACCAGCTCTACCAGGCGGGAGGCACCAACCGGACGAACCGCATCGCGTATCAGCTCGACGCGTTGACCGACAACGCCTGGGCGCAGAAATCGTTCGACAACTGGTACTCCATCGGGCAGGGCGCGGCCACGCCGCTCAACGGCAACTTCGGTGATTTCTGGGCGGACTCCTACCGCTCGATTCGCCGGGCCAACGAGATCCTCGCGCACATCGACGAGATCGAGGCGATCGATGCGGGGCTCAAGGAGCGGCTCATCGCCGAGACGCGCTTCCATCGCGCCTTCCACTACATGTACCTCATCAACCTCTTCGGCGACGTACCGCTGGTGCTGGAGCCGCTGGACGACATCGCGGCCGCATCCAGCGTGACGCGCACGCCGCGAGCCCAGATCCAGGAGCAGATCTACGCCGACCTGGACGCGGCCGCAGCAGTGCTCCCCGAGAGGTCGGAGTACCCTCCGGAGCAGTACGGGCGCGCCACCCGTGGTGCGGCACTCGGCTACAAGGCCCGTGCGGCCCTCTGGGCGAACGACTGGAACACCGTGGTGGCCGCGGCGCAGGAGGTCATGGCCAGCGGGGAGTACATCCTGGAGCCTGATTACCATAATCTCACCCGCTACGCCGGCGACGAGAGTCGGGAGATCATCTTCGCCGACCGCCGTGCCCAGACCATCCGTCCGCAAGGGGCGTTCGCGGACTACGGCCCGCGCTCCTTCCAGGGAGGGAGCACCTTCACCCCGCTCCGCTCGCTGGTGGACGACTACCACATGATCGACGGGCTGCCCATCGACGAGTCTCCGCTCTTCGACCCGGACAACCCGTACGAGAACCGTGATCCGCGGATGTACTCGACCCTGCTGTATCCCGGCGCACTCTTCGACGGGGTCGTGTACAACTCGCTGCCGAGCAGCACCACGCCCGACCAGGTGCGCAGCGACTTCAACGCCACCGCCACCGGGTACCAGTTCATCAAGTACGTAAACCCGGAGGATAAGAACGATCGCGGCAACAGCGGCGTGGACTTCATCCTGATGCGCTATGCGGACGTCCTGTTGATGTACGCCGAAGCCAAGATCGAGCTGAACCAGATCGATCAGACGGTCTACGACGCCATCAACGCGGTGCGTTCCCGGGCGGACATGCCGGAGATCACGCCGCCGCACACGCAGGATGAGCTGCGTGAGATCGTGCGGCACGAGCGGCGTATCGAGCTGGCCTTCGAAGGGCTACGCCTGTTCGACATCCGGCGCTGGGGCATCGCCCAGCAGGTGATGGCGGGTCAGCACTACGGGATCGACTACATCGACGAGAACGGAAACCTGCAGACCATCCCGGCCGATTTCCGCTCGTTCGATCCCGCGCGCGACATGCTCTGGCCCATTCCGCAGAAGGAGGTGGATCTGAATTCAAATATCTCGCAGAACCCGGGGTATTGA